A single window of Archangium gephyra DNA harbors:
- a CDS encoding LodA/GoxA family CTQ-dependent oxidase, which produces MKSSPIVKARIHPAIGVARVGNSDEWFIGPEVPDRAPYPEGGFKDEAGRLKRQAARFRVYGYDAQDRVVRELTLEEADITWTVHVANKKAAWYQFDTALDIPEAQPATLRNAHFTGADRQKLVIDPGPRSISGRDQKGAAHRFDSGRFIDEPVYLGELRTDAQGHLIFLGGLGHSNSPFPSNTLTTFANNDGWHDDTSDGPVSARVVLKGSSDALPVEPAWVVTAPPNYAPDIIGFVTLYELLQDVAAQQWLPLPEKPSFSEHIYPLLARLVETQWVNKGFLSQFGWKAPMELLEPAYLARLSRPPDTSADGQGADPYKEDRVNLFNAFRSPAFKLMDRLALPPIYGDGMERTPQNPRQWLSVTATQYRWLKQWAAGDFLQGAPLKPPPPFFEEVPLEKRPETLDKAALHYCLGGPFHPGCEVTWPMRHVTLYAEPYRVRVRSPREPEPDYGPTLTPAAAVGTNGPLYAQGPGDLTRWMAVPWQSDTSSCLSGYDATYDEYLPTFWPARVPNQVLTEQSYQVVMDESRPLEERQQSFMERAHWLRIFRQEYLMLINQFVTGFDKVGLVERRPGPADGAFPEVLYVETGVEAGQLPAEEKGLLAARAERPRPAEQWRPRGLELAEKAHSRRRGGR; this is translated from the coding sequence ATGAAGAGCAGCCCCATCGTCAAGGCACGCATCCATCCCGCCATCGGTGTCGCGCGGGTGGGCAACAGCGACGAGTGGTTCATCGGCCCGGAGGTCCCGGATCGCGCGCCCTACCCCGAGGGCGGATTCAAGGACGAGGCCGGACGGCTCAAGCGCCAGGCGGCGCGCTTCCGGGTGTATGGCTATGACGCGCAGGATCGCGTGGTGCGCGAGCTGACGCTCGAGGAGGCGGACATCACCTGGACGGTGCACGTGGCCAACAAGAAGGCCGCCTGGTACCAGTTCGACACCGCTCTGGACATCCCCGAGGCGCAGCCGGCCACCCTGCGCAACGCGCACTTCACCGGCGCGGACCGCCAGAAGCTCGTCATCGACCCGGGCCCCCGCTCCATCTCCGGCCGGGACCAGAAGGGCGCCGCCCACCGCTTCGACTCCGGCCGCTTCATCGACGAGCCCGTGTACCTCGGCGAGCTGCGCACCGATGCGCAGGGCCACCTCATCTTCCTCGGAGGCCTGGGCCACTCCAACTCGCCCTTCCCCTCCAACACGCTGACCACCTTCGCCAACAACGACGGCTGGCACGACGACACCTCCGACGGCCCCGTCTCCGCCCGCGTGGTCCTCAAGGGCTCCAGCGACGCGCTCCCCGTGGAGCCGGCCTGGGTCGTCACCGCGCCCCCCAACTACGCCCCGGACATCATCGGCTTCGTCACTCTGTATGAGCTGCTGCAGGACGTCGCCGCCCAGCAGTGGCTGCCCCTGCCGGAGAAACCCTCGTTCAGCGAGCACATCTACCCCCTGCTCGCCCGGCTGGTGGAGACGCAGTGGGTGAACAAGGGCTTTCTCTCGCAGTTCGGCTGGAAGGCGCCCATGGAGCTCCTTGAGCCCGCCTACCTCGCGCGGCTCTCGCGCCCGCCGGACACGAGCGCCGATGGCCAGGGCGCGGACCCGTACAAGGAGGACCGGGTCAACCTCTTCAACGCCTTCCGCAGCCCCGCCTTCAAGCTCATGGACCGGCTCGCCCTGCCGCCCATCTACGGCGACGGCATGGAGCGCACCCCGCAGAATCCGCGTCAGTGGCTCTCCGTGACGGCCACCCAGTACCGGTGGCTCAAGCAGTGGGCGGCGGGAGACTTCCTCCAGGGCGCGCCCCTCAAGCCGCCTCCGCCCTTCTTCGAGGAGGTGCCGCTGGAGAAGCGCCCCGAGACGCTGGACAAGGCGGCCCTGCACTACTGCCTGGGCGGCCCCTTCCACCCCGGCTGCGAGGTGACGTGGCCCATGCGCCACGTGACGCTCTACGCCGAGCCCTACCGCGTCCGCGTGCGCTCACCGCGCGAGCCCGAGCCCGACTACGGCCCCACGCTGACGCCGGCCGCGGCCGTGGGCACCAACGGCCCGCTCTACGCGCAGGGCCCTGGCGACCTGACGCGCTGGATGGCAGTGCCGTGGCAGTCGGACACCTCGAGCTGCCTGTCCGGCTACGACGCGACCTATGACGAGTACCTGCCCACCTTCTGGCCCGCGCGCGTGCCCAACCAGGTGCTCACCGAGCAGAGCTACCAGGTGGTGATGGACGAGAGCCGGCCGCTGGAGGAGCGCCAGCAGTCCTTCATGGAACGGGCCCACTGGCTGCGCATCTTCCGGCAGGAGTACCTGATGCTCATCAACCAGTTCGTCACGGGCTTCGACAAGGTGGGCCTCGTCGAGCGTCGGCCAGGCCCGGCGGATGGCGCGTTCCCCGAGGTGCTGTACGTGGAGACGGGCGTCGAGGCGGGACAGCTGCCGGCGGAGGAGAAGGGGCTGCTGGCGGCGCGGGCGGAGCGGCCCAGGCCGGCGGAGCAGTGGCGGCCGCGAGGGCTCGAGCTGGCGGAGAAGGCCCACTCGCGCCGCCGGGGTGGCCGGTAG
- a CDS encoding NAD(P)/FAD-dependent oxidoreductase, translating to MGATPHVVVLGGGPAGAVAARALALLGVPVSLLEARAGDTFKVGEGLPPAARPLLRRLGLWERFEADGHLPSYGNASAWGTSRLLETDFIRDPNGHGWHLDRARFDGLLREAAREAGAQVHPATRVTGCEPREGGGFRLSLEEGGELEATWVVDCTGRTGWLARRQGARRLWEDHLVAFVTRQAPGPDTRDEDSRTVLEATVDGWWYTARLPSRERVVVYLTDPGTDPARRARTPGGFLELLRETEHLGAMTLGRGYTPPEAVHAQAAGSSRLAPVWGAGWVAAGDAAASFDPLSSQGILAAMDSGQRVAEALKAHLDGDGEALGRYAQRVDAVYASYLRNRTRYYGMERRFADSPFWKSRAHPGSP from the coding sequence GTGGGCGCGACGCCACACGTCGTAGTGCTCGGCGGCGGTCCCGCGGGGGCCGTCGCCGCGCGTGCCCTGGCCTTGCTGGGCGTGCCGGTGAGCCTGCTGGAGGCGCGCGCCGGTGACACCTTCAAGGTGGGCGAGGGATTGCCTCCAGCGGCCCGCCCGCTGCTGCGGCGGCTGGGGCTCTGGGAGCGCTTCGAGGCGGACGGGCACCTGCCCTCGTACGGCAACGCGTCCGCCTGGGGCACCTCGCGCCTGCTGGAGACGGACTTCATCCGGGACCCGAACGGGCATGGGTGGCACCTGGACCGGGCGCGCTTCGACGGGCTGCTGCGCGAGGCCGCCCGGGAGGCCGGTGCCCAGGTGCACCCCGCCACTCGCGTCACCGGGTGCGAGCCCCGCGAGGGCGGCGGTTTCCGGCTCTCGCTGGAGGAAGGTGGCGAGCTGGAGGCCACGTGGGTCGTGGACTGCACGGGACGCACGGGCTGGCTGGCGCGACGGCAGGGAGCGCGGCGCCTCTGGGAGGACCACCTGGTCGCCTTCGTGACGCGCCAGGCCCCGGGCCCCGACACCCGTGACGAGGACTCGCGCACGGTGCTCGAGGCCACGGTCGACGGTTGGTGGTACACGGCGCGGCTGCCCTCGCGCGAGCGCGTGGTGGTGTACCTGACGGACCCGGGGACGGACCCGGCCCGGCGGGCACGGACGCCCGGGGGTTTCCTGGAGCTGCTGCGGGAGACGGAGCACCTCGGGGCGATGACCCTCGGACGTGGCTACACACCGCCCGAGGCCGTGCACGCCCAGGCCGCGGGCAGCTCGCGGCTGGCACCCGTCTGGGGGGCGGGGTGGGTGGCGGCCGGGGACGCGGCGGCTTCGTTCGATCCCCTGTCCTCCCAGGGCATCCTGGCGGCGATGGACTCCGGTCAGCGGGTGGCCGAGGCGCTGAAGGCGCACCTGGATGGCGATGGGGAAGCGCTCGGGCGGTACGCGCAGCGGGTGGACGCGGTCTACGCGAGCTATCTGCGCAACCGCACCCGCTACTACGGAATGGAGCGCCGGTTCGCGGACAGTCCCTTCTGGAAGAGCCGCGCCCACCCCGGCTCGCCGTAG
- the upp gene encoding uracil phosphoribosyltransferase, with amino-acid sequence MTYPDNCTVVDHPLVKHKLTLMRRKDTSTASFRALLQEISLLLAYEAMRDLKVREETIETPMMETVAPVLDGKKLVLVAILRAGQGILDGMLQLVPSARVGHIGLYRDPKTLAAVEYYYKVPNQLADRDVIMCDPMLATGNSAVAALNRVKRSKPGSLRFVCLLACPEGLANLREHHPDVHVYTAAVDEKLDEHGYILPGLGDAGDRLFGTR; translated from the coding sequence GTGACGTACCCTGACAACTGCACCGTGGTGGACCACCCGCTGGTGAAGCACAAGCTGACCCTGATGCGGCGCAAGGACACGAGCACGGCCTCGTTCCGCGCGCTGTTGCAGGAGATCTCCCTGCTGCTCGCCTACGAGGCGATGCGAGACCTGAAGGTGCGCGAGGAGACCATCGAGACTCCGATGATGGAGACGGTGGCGCCGGTGCTGGATGGAAAGAAGCTGGTGCTGGTGGCGATCCTGCGAGCGGGGCAGGGCATCCTGGACGGGATGCTGCAACTGGTGCCGAGCGCGCGCGTGGGACACATCGGCCTGTACCGGGACCCGAAGACGCTGGCGGCGGTGGAGTACTACTACAAGGTGCCGAACCAGCTGGCGGACCGCGACGTCATCATGTGTGACCCGATGCTGGCGACGGGGAACTCGGCGGTGGCGGCGCTCAACCGGGTGAAGCGCAGCAAGCCGGGGAGCCTGCGTTTCGTGTGTCTGCTGGCGTGCCCCGAGGGCCTGGCGAATCTGCGCGAGCATCACCCGGACGTGCACGTCTATACCGCCGCGGTGGACGAGAAGCTCGACGAGCACGGCTACATCCTGCCGGGCCTGGGAGACGCGGGAGACCGGCTCTTCGGTACGCGGTAG
- a CDS encoding URC4/urg3 family protein: protein MREPSSTVAYLRSPRAIRERCRALLELGTAGLLKHFRVDMDRVPAVADYVLAVTREAYPTLDIPVHSRWGHFDVGGVRRNAELDARLASLPRAERARAKLDLAVTSVLLDAGSGPTWKYVEPGGGTYARSEGLAVASFRMFLAGAFSSDPGQPLRADAEGLQRLTLESLARGFQVTEANPLAGLEGRLALLQGLGRALPRPGALYDQVAAWGPRVPAAEVLGRVLESLGPIWPGRVTLDGVNLGDVWPHSMMGREGSPESLVPFHKLSQWLTYSLLEPLEEGGITVTDLDALTGLPEYRNGGLLVDLGLLVPRDARLLTEAYAPGSEPIVEWRALTVALLDEVAKRVRERLGMTAEQLPLAKVLQGGTWSAGRKIAAEKRPGGTPPIRIESDGTVF from the coding sequence ATGCGTGAGCCCTCGTCCACCGTGGCGTACCTGCGCAGCCCTCGCGCCATCCGCGAGCGCTGCCGGGCCCTTCTGGAGCTGGGCACCGCCGGGCTGCTGAAGCACTTCCGCGTGGACATGGACCGTGTGCCCGCCGTGGCGGACTACGTGCTGGCCGTGACGCGCGAGGCGTACCCCACGCTGGACATTCCGGTGCACAGCCGGTGGGGACACTTCGACGTGGGCGGTGTGCGGCGCAACGCGGAGCTGGATGCGCGGCTGGCCTCGCTGCCGCGCGCCGAGCGGGCCCGGGCGAAGCTGGACCTGGCCGTCACGAGCGTGCTGCTGGACGCGGGCAGCGGGCCCACGTGGAAGTACGTGGAGCCCGGCGGTGGCACGTACGCGCGCTCCGAGGGCCTGGCCGTGGCCAGCTTCCGCATGTTCCTCGCGGGGGCATTCTCCTCGGATCCGGGGCAGCCGCTGCGCGCGGACGCCGAGGGCTTGCAGCGGTTGACGCTCGAGTCGCTGGCGCGGGGCTTCCAGGTGACGGAGGCCAACCCGCTGGCGGGGCTGGAGGGACGGCTCGCGCTGCTGCAGGGACTGGGGCGTGCGCTGCCGAGGCCCGGTGCGCTGTATGACCAGGTGGCGGCGTGGGGCCCTCGGGTGCCCGCGGCCGAGGTGCTGGGGCGGGTGCTGGAGTCGCTGGGGCCCATCTGGCCGGGGCGTGTCACGTTGGACGGGGTGAACCTGGGCGACGTGTGGCCGCACTCGATGATGGGGCGGGAGGGGAGCCCGGAGTCGCTGGTGCCCTTCCACAAGTTGTCCCAGTGGCTGACGTACTCGCTGCTGGAGCCGCTGGAGGAAGGCGGCATCACGGTGACGGACCTGGACGCGCTCACCGGGCTGCCCGAGTACCGCAACGGAGGCCTGCTGGTGGACCTGGGCCTGCTGGTGCCGAGGGACGCGCGGCTGCTGACGGAGGCGTACGCCCCGGGCTCGGAGCCGATCGTGGAGTGGCGGGCGCTGACGGTGGCGCTGCTGGACGAGGTGGCGAAGCGGGTGCGCGAGCGGCTGGGGATGACGGCGGAGCAGTTGCCGCTGGCGAAGGTGCTGCAGGGAGGGACGTGGAGCGCGGGCCGGAAGATCGCCGCGGAGAAGCGTCCGGGAGGCACACCGCCCATCCGCATCGAGAGCGACGGGACGGTGTTCTGA
- a CDS encoding CHASE domain-containing protein yields the protein MRNAFRHSPFHRLPRHLVPVGVLVLSLLLTSCVCVLLGLSARARDEARFENLVQTTSDRIQRRLDTYVALLQGTEGLFATQREVTPQEFSAYVQLFDLPSQYPGIQGLGFTQRLSAGERSGVEHRVRTTLGLPGFHVWPEVPGDELHAIVLLEPRDMRNLVAMGYNMYSEPTRREAMARARDTGQPALTGKVTLKQEIHEDKQAGFLLYLPVYKGGHVPATLEQRREALEGFVYCPFRADDLLNGIFGAERQPRVAFQLYDGLEVDEARLLHGSHGPEALAHAPMFTTTTTLLVAGRPWTLTFSSLPAFDATAARPIVLLPFSGLGVLVSLGFFFMMLAQVRARGEAERSADGLRVALAERARVEEQLREADRRKDDFLAMLAHELRNPLAPVLTAVQLMERKQQAGLGTEREREVVERQVHHMRRLVDDLLDVSRVTRGKIQLRTHPMDLVASVGRAVESARPFVDSREHTLRVALPDGPVWTEADPVRLVQVFTNLLHNAAKYSEPGGRITLTLASEGGEAVVRVADTGMGIPAEALPHLFEPFMQVARTLDRAQGGLGLGLTLVKQLVEMHGGRVEAASEGVGKGSVFTVRLPLLPGERVPVAPVEARAGREESTGGRRVLVVDDNVDAAELLGEVLEMDGHLVTVVHDGRAALERLGAEAPEVVFLDIGLPGMDGYEVARRIRERSGGAGPRLVAVTGYGQASDRQRSREAGFDAHLVKPVELERVRELVEDLGRGGAGASALN from the coding sequence GTGAGGAACGCCTTCCGCCATTCGCCCTTTCATCGTCTGCCCCGGCACCTGGTGCCCGTGGGCGTGCTCGTCCTCAGCTTGCTACTCACCTCCTGTGTCTGCGTGCTGCTGGGGTTGTCCGCGCGCGCCCGGGATGAGGCCCGCTTCGAGAACCTGGTGCAGACGACGTCCGACCGCATCCAGCGCCGGCTGGATACGTACGTGGCGCTCCTCCAGGGAACCGAGGGCTTGTTCGCCACCCAGCGGGAGGTGACGCCCCAGGAGTTCTCCGCGTACGTCCAGCTCTTCGATCTCCCGTCCCAGTACCCGGGCATCCAGGGGCTCGGCTTCACCCAGCGCCTCTCCGCGGGGGAGCGCTCCGGGGTCGAGCACCGGGTGCGCACCACCCTGGGCCTGCCGGGCTTCCATGTCTGGCCCGAGGTGCCCGGTGACGAGCTCCACGCCATCGTGCTGCTGGAGCCGCGCGACATGAGGAACCTGGTGGCCATGGGCTACAACATGTACTCCGAGCCCACCCGCCGGGAGGCGATGGCGCGCGCCCGGGACACGGGCCAGCCCGCCCTGACGGGGAAGGTGACGCTCAAGCAGGAGATCCACGAGGACAAGCAGGCGGGTTTCCTCCTGTACCTGCCCGTCTACAAGGGGGGGCACGTGCCGGCCACGCTGGAGCAGCGGCGCGAGGCGCTCGAGGGCTTCGTCTACTGTCCCTTCCGCGCGGATGATCTGCTCAACGGCATCTTCGGGGCGGAGCGGCAGCCGCGCGTGGCCTTCCAGCTCTACGACGGCCTGGAGGTGGACGAGGCGCGCCTGCTGCACGGCTCGCACGGCCCGGAGGCGCTGGCGCACGCGCCGATGTTCACCACCACCACCACGCTGTTGGTGGCGGGGCGGCCCTGGACGCTCACCTTCTCCTCGCTGCCGGCCTTCGATGCGACGGCCGCGCGGCCCATCGTGCTGCTGCCCTTCTCGGGGCTGGGCGTGCTGGTGAGCCTGGGCTTCTTCTTCATGATGCTCGCGCAGGTGCGGGCGCGAGGGGAGGCGGAGCGGAGCGCGGATGGGCTGCGCGTGGCGCTCGCCGAGCGGGCCCGCGTGGAGGAGCAGCTGCGCGAGGCGGACCGGCGCAAGGACGACTTCCTGGCCATGCTGGCCCACGAGCTGCGCAACCCCCTGGCGCCGGTGCTCACCGCGGTGCAGCTCATGGAGCGCAAGCAGCAGGCGGGCCTGGGCACGGAGCGGGAGCGCGAGGTGGTGGAGCGCCAGGTGCACCACATGCGGCGGCTGGTGGATGACCTGCTCGACGTGTCGCGGGTGACGCGGGGCAAGATTCAGCTGCGCACGCACCCGATGGACCTGGTGGCCTCGGTGGGGCGGGCGGTGGAGTCGGCGCGGCCCTTCGTGGACTCACGGGAGCACACGCTGCGCGTGGCGCTGCCGGACGGGCCGGTGTGGACGGAGGCGGATCCGGTGCGGTTGGTGCAGGTGTTCACCAACCTGCTGCACAACGCGGCGAAGTACTCGGAGCCCGGCGGCCGCATCACCCTGACGCTGGCGAGCGAGGGAGGCGAGGCGGTGGTGCGGGTGGCGGACACGGGCATGGGCATTCCAGCCGAGGCGCTGCCGCACCTCTTCGAGCCCTTCATGCAGGTGGCGCGCACGCTGGACCGGGCGCAAGGGGGCCTGGGCCTGGGGCTGACGCTGGTGAAGCAGCTGGTGGAGATGCACGGCGGCCGCGTGGAGGCCGCGAGCGAGGGCGTGGGGAAGGGCAGTGTCTTCACGGTGCGCCTGCCGCTGTTGCCCGGGGAGCGCGTGCCGGTGGCACCGGTGGAGGCGCGGGCGGGGCGGGAGGAGTCCACCGGGGGACGCCGCGTGCTGGTGGTGGACGACAACGTGGACGCGGCGGAGCTGCTGGGCGAGGTGCTGGAAATGGACGGGCACCTGGTGACGGTGGTGCACGACGGCAGGGCGGCGCTGGAGCGCCTGGGCGCCGAGGCTCCCGAGGTCGTCTTCCTCGACATCGGCCTGCCGGGCATGGACGGGTACGAGGTGGCGCGCAGGATTCGCGAGCGCTCGGGCGGTGCGGGCCCGCGGCTGGTGGCCGTGACGGGTTACGGGCAGGCCTCGGATCGGCAGCGCTCGCGTGAGGCGGGCTTCGATGCGCACCTCGTCAAACCGGTGGAGCTCGAGCGGGTGCGCGAGCTGGTGGAGGACCTGGGACGCGGCGGCGCTGGTGCCTCCGCGTTGAACTGA
- a CDS encoding GTP cyclohydrolase II, protein MADKKPVNHIRLTSHPDSDAQVTPIRWGDPEPMRRGPVIATLTDTSQRNVIGTHSGSYAIYRAVAVAAGQLTQDHRADLTNTAPAVQIGPHKAWADPDRIVSMDPWGAVAPQAFRAWLDQGVDIRPSIAITRAHINMPELRDAITAGRLKPDGHILCANGDVSVVKAAVEPVWYLPGIAKRFGLTEAQLRRGLFEQTGGMFPELITRSDLEVFLPPIGGLTLYFFGDMDTIANPDVPLAVRVHDECNGSDVFGSDICTCRPYLTHGIEVCIQTAQQGGAGVIAYSRKEGRALGEVTKFLVYNARKRQEGGDSAATYFHRTECVAGVQDMRFQELMPDVLHWLGITRIHRFVSMSDMKHDAIVRSGIEILERVPIPDELVPADAKVEMEAKKAAGYFTTGKVASKEELVEVKGRALDA, encoded by the coding sequence ATGGCAGACAAGAAACCCGTCAATCACATCCGTCTCACCTCGCATCCGGACAGCGACGCCCAGGTTACCCCCATCCGCTGGGGAGACCCGGAGCCCATGCGGCGCGGCCCCGTCATCGCCACGCTGACGGATACGTCGCAGCGCAACGTCATCGGCACGCACTCGGGCTCGTACGCCATCTACCGGGCCGTCGCCGTGGCCGCCGGGCAGCTCACGCAGGACCACCGGGCGGACCTCACCAACACCGCGCCCGCGGTGCAGATCGGCCCCCACAAGGCCTGGGCGGACCCCGATCGCATCGTGTCGATGGACCCGTGGGGCGCGGTGGCGCCGCAGGCCTTCCGCGCCTGGCTGGACCAGGGCGTGGACATCCGGCCCTCCATCGCCATCACCCGCGCGCACATCAACATGCCCGAGCTGCGCGATGCCATCACCGCCGGCCGCCTCAAGCCGGATGGTCACATCCTCTGCGCCAACGGCGACGTGAGCGTGGTGAAGGCCGCGGTGGAGCCGGTGTGGTACCTGCCCGGTATCGCGAAGCGCTTCGGCCTCACCGAGGCGCAGCTGCGCCGGGGCCTCTTCGAGCAGACGGGCGGCATGTTCCCCGAGCTCATCACCCGCTCGGACCTGGAGGTGTTCCTGCCGCCCATTGGCGGGCTCACGCTCTACTTCTTCGGGGACATGGACACCATCGCCAACCCGGACGTCCCGCTGGCGGTGCGCGTGCACGACGAGTGCAACGGCTCGGACGTGTTCGGCAGCGACATCTGCACGTGCCGGCCCTATCTCACGCACGGCATTGAGGTGTGCATCCAGACGGCCCAGCAGGGCGGCGCGGGTGTCATCGCCTACTCGCGCAAGGAGGGCCGCGCGCTGGGCGAGGTGACGAAGTTCCTCGTGTACAACGCGCGCAAGCGCCAGGAGGGCGGGGACTCGGCGGCCACCTACTTCCACCGCACCGAGTGCGTGGCCGGCGTGCAGGACATGCGCTTCCAGGAGCTGATGCCGGACGTGCTGCACTGGCTGGGCATCACCCGCATCCACCGCTTCGTGTCCATGAGCGACATGAAGCACGACGCCATCGTCCGCTCGGGCATCGAGATTCTCGAGCGCGTGCCGATCCCGGACGAGCTCGTCCCGGCGGACGCCAAGGTGGAGATGGAGGCGAAGAAGGCCGCCGGCTACTTCACCACGGGCAAGGTGGCCTCGAAGGAGGAGCTCGTGGAGGTGAAGGGCAGGGCACTCGATGCGTGA
- the mmsA gene encoding CoA-acylating methylmalonate-semialdehyde dehydrogenase, with protein sequence MSFVQLPESVTTCRNLVGGEWLVPRDASLLDVHSPYTGGVIGRVPLTPAEGVAQAVEAARAAAPGWRATSLRERTTLMARFRHLLESNLERLSHLAASEAGKTVAEARAGVLKGIEVCDFALSLQNLDSGGAMEVSRGVSCEFRREPLGVVAGITPFNFPAMVPLWMFPIAVTVGNAFILKPSEKVPLTACALGELMVEAGIPRGVFSVVHGGRETVEALVAHPDVRAVGFVGSSGVARRVYAEGSAQGKRVLALGGAKNHLIVVPDADEALTAQSVVDSFTGCAGQRCMAASVLLAVGDVQHIVEQVRERASRLEVGPGMGALIDRASLTRLETAIAAAERAGARVLLDGRGKKPAGEKWAGGYWLGPTILDGVRPDMEAAQRELFGPVLSIVRVPTLSAALEVENASPYGNAASIFTTNGAVAQAVVEGARVGMVGVNVGVPVPREPFSFGGTGESKFGHGDITGASSLGFWTDLKKVTRKWTTRTDGSWMS encoded by the coding sequence GTGTCCTTCGTCCAGTTGCCCGAGAGCGTTACCACCTGCCGCAACCTCGTGGGAGGCGAGTGGCTGGTGCCGCGAGACGCCTCTCTGCTCGATGTGCACAGTCCCTATACCGGAGGCGTCATTGGCCGCGTGCCGCTGACGCCCGCGGAGGGAGTGGCCCAGGCGGTGGAGGCGGCCCGTGCCGCGGCGCCCGGCTGGCGCGCCACGTCCCTGCGCGAGCGCACCACGCTCATGGCCCGCTTCCGCCACCTGCTCGAGTCGAACCTGGAGCGCCTGTCGCACCTGGCCGCCAGCGAGGCCGGCAAGACGGTGGCCGAGGCGCGCGCGGGCGTGCTCAAGGGCATTGAAGTATGTGATTTCGCGCTCTCGCTGCAGAACCTGGACAGCGGCGGCGCGATGGAGGTGAGCCGCGGCGTCTCGTGCGAGTTCCGGCGCGAGCCGCTCGGCGTGGTGGCGGGCATCACCCCGTTCAACTTCCCGGCCATGGTGCCGCTGTGGATGTTCCCCATCGCGGTGACGGTGGGCAACGCCTTCATCCTCAAGCCCTCGGAGAAGGTGCCGCTGACGGCGTGCGCGCTCGGCGAGCTGATGGTGGAGGCGGGCATTCCGCGCGGTGTCTTCTCCGTGGTGCACGGCGGCCGCGAGACGGTGGAGGCCCTGGTGGCCCACCCGGACGTGCGCGCGGTGGGCTTCGTCGGCTCGTCCGGCGTGGCGCGGCGCGTGTACGCGGAGGGCAGCGCGCAGGGCAAGCGCGTGCTGGCGCTCGGCGGGGCGAAGAACCACCTCATCGTCGTGCCCGACGCGGACGAGGCGCTCACCGCGCAGTCCGTGGTGGACTCCTTCACCGGGTGCGCCGGCCAGCGCTGCATGGCGGCCAGCGTGCTGCTCGCGGTGGGAGACGTGCAGCACATCGTCGAGCAGGTGCGCGAGCGCGCCTCGCGGCTGGAGGTGGGGCCCGGCATGGGCGCCCTCATCGACCGCGCGAGCCTCACCCGCCTGGAGACGGCCATCGCCGCCGCGGAGCGCGCGGGAGCGCGGGTGCTGCTGGATGGGCGCGGCAAGAAGCCGGCGGGGGAGAAGTGGGCGGGCGGCTACTGGCTCGGGCCCACGATTCTCGACGGGGTGCGCCCGGACATGGAGGCGGCGCAGCGGGAGCTGTTCGGCCCGGTGCTGTCCATCGTCCGCGTGCCCACGCTGTCGGCGGCGCTCGAGGTGGAGAACGCCTCGCCCTACGGCAACGCGGCGTCCATCTTCACCACCAATGGCGCGGTGGCGCAGGCGGTGGTCGAGGGCGCGCGCGTGGGCATGGTGGGCGTGAACGTGGGCGTGCCCGTGCCTCGCGAGCCCTTTTCGTTTGGTGGTACCGGCGAGTCCAAGTTCGGCCACGGTGACATCACGGGTGCGTCCAGCCTCGGTTTCTGGACGGACCTGAAGAAGGTCACCCGCAAGTGGACCACGCGGACCGATGGCAGCTGGATGAGCTGA
- a CDS encoding endonuclease/exonuclease/phosphatase family protein, with amino-acid sequence MHAPLLVVLALLSGQPFKAMAYNVLYDSPAEDIEKSLDVIEREKPDILCLRELTPGFARAFRKRLGKEYPHTVLTPQRGTWGMGIASRHPLLRTRSFPEKPHRIPGMEADVKLGGQRLKVVCVHLMAPGARHLKNEGLLVSLEKNAKLRAKQGKALMERYAGEKAPLLLLGDMNEGRQADAMKSFAAAGFTHACDGPKASCGNTWPGANTALPAMVEIDHILGRGLTFSEARVLRSGGSDHFPVRALFEFR; translated from the coding sequence ATGCATGCCCCCCTGCTCGTGGTGCTCGCCCTGCTCTCGGGCCAGCCCTTCAAGGCCATGGCCTACAACGTCCTCTACGACTCCCCCGCGGAGGACATCGAGAAGTCACTCGACGTCATCGAGCGGGAGAAGCCAGACATCCTCTGCCTGAGGGAGCTGACACCGGGCTTCGCCAGGGCCTTCCGCAAGCGTCTGGGCAAGGAGTACCCGCACACCGTGCTCACCCCTCAGCGGGGCACCTGGGGCATGGGCATCGCGAGCCGGCATCCGCTGCTGCGCACCCGGAGCTTCCCCGAGAAGCCCCACCGCATTCCCGGCATGGAGGCGGACGTGAAGCTCGGCGGACAGCGGCTGAAGGTCGTCTGCGTGCACCTCATGGCGCCCGGGGCCAGGCACCTCAAGAACGAGGGCCTGCTCGTGTCGCTGGAGAAGAACGCGAAGCTGCGCGCGAAACAGGGCAAGGCGTTGATGGAGCGCTATGCCGGCGAGAAGGCGCCCCTCCTGCTCCTCGGAGACATGAACGAGGGCCGCCAGGCGGACGCCATGAAGTCCTTCGCCGCCGCGGGCTTCACCCACGCCTGTGACGGACCGAAGGCCTCCTGTGGCAACACCTGGCCCGGCGCCAACACCGCGCTTCCCGCCATGGTGGAGATCGACCACATCCTCGGGCGCGGGCTCACCTTCTCCGAGGCCCGGGTGCTGCGCTCGGGAGGCTCGGATCACTTCCCCGTCCGCGCGCTCTTCGAATTCAGATAG